A single region of the Vanacampus margaritifer isolate UIUO_Vmar chromosome 13, RoL_Vmar_1.0, whole genome shotgun sequence genome encodes:
- the LOC144062793 gene encoding 5-hydroxytryptamine receptor 3C-like produces the protein MNLLSMSLTLIMLLVFIPAPCSAVKVNCSEPNQLALLEALKPIFKMAAIRPVINMTTPTDVRLHFLLYGILGVNEKAQLLTTYLWQTFWWQNEFVTWDPVQCGTDKITLPRENFWVPDLFIREFMDQDKAPLVPYVNLHSDGQMHDAKPSRVVSSCNLDIYTFPFDKQDCTLTFGSLVNLASDMTVSQSMSDELITAKSKKVMTTLGEWELLSITALKLNHHHESEHTYVDELQFHIRLRRRSTLYVVNLLLPSIFLITVDLFSFLLPPQSVDRSSFKMTLILGYTVFLLIMNDLLPITGNTIPIINVFFSLCLALMVASLLETIVITKLLLSSKNVSPVPYWIRVLVLRILGRFVGMPWEEVKDADTRGRNVCTQHGCDVDPHEEKGSAVEGRALQELRSLGGDLKVLRLQVEEEFGSNQSSKEWIQVGYIMDRLLFGIYLLFLCVSFITIKIIWVKSYNQ, from the exons ATGAATCTGCTCTCAATGTCGCTCACGTTGATTATGCTGCTGGTCTTTATTccag CTCCTTGCAGCGCCGTCAAGGTAAACTGTTCCGAACCGAACCAACTGGCGCTGCTGGAGGCCCTGAAGCCGATCTTTAAGATGGCCGCCATTCGGCCAGtcataaacatgacaacccccACCGACGTCCGCTTACACTTCCTGCTCTATGGAATATTAGGAGTG AACGAGAAAGCTCAACTCCTGACGACTTATCTTTGGCAGACTTTT TGGTGGCAGAATGAGTTTGTCACTTGGGACCCGGTCCAGTGTGGCACCGACAAGATTACTCTTCCCAGAGAGAATTTCTGGGTTCCAGATCTTTTCATCCGTGAATT TATGGATCAAGACAAAGCTCCACTTGTTCCATATGTGAATCTGCACAGCGATGGACAAATGCATGACGCAAAACCAAGCAGAGTTGTCAGTTCGTGTAACCTGGACATCTACACCTTCCCTTTTGACAAACAGGACTGCACTCTTACCTTCGGCTCCCTCGTTAACTTGG caAGTGACATGACGGTGTCCCAGTCGATGTCTGACGAATTAATCACAGCCAAATCCAAGAAGGTGATGACCACTTTAGGGGAGTGGGAGCTGCTGAGCATCACTGCCTTAAAGCTGAATCATCACCATGAGAGTGAACATACCTACGTGGACGAGCTTCAATTTCAC ATCCGACTGCGACGCAGGTCCACGCTGTACGTGGTCAACCTGCTGCTCCCCAGCATTTTCCTCATCACAGTGGACCTTTTTAGCTTCCTGCTACCTCCGCAAAGTGTGGACCGCTCCTCCTTCAAGATGACCCTCATCCTGGGCTACACCGTCTTCCTGCTCATCATGAATGACCTGCTGCCTATCACGGGAAACACCATCCCCATCATCA ATGTGTTCTTCTCTTTATGTCTGGCCCTGATGGTGGCCAGTCTCCTGGAGACGATTGTCATCACCAAATTGCTGCTCAGCTCCAAAAACGTCTCTCCTGTTCCCTACTGGATACGTGTGCTTGTTCTGCGCATCCTGGGTCGTTTTGTTGGAATGCCTTGGGAAGAAGTCAAAGATGCAG ACACTAGAGGCAGAAATGTGTGCACACAGCACGGATGTGATGTCGACCCTCACGAGGAGAAGGGATCGGCAGTGGAGGGGAGGGCCCTGCAGGAGCTGAGGAGCCTTGGTGGAGACCTGAAGGTCCTCCGCCTACAGGTGGAGGAGGAGTTTGGGAGCAACCAGAGCTCAAAGGAATGGATCCAGGTGGGTTACATCATGGACCGTCTGCTGTTTGGCATCTACCTGCTCTTCTTATGTGTCAGCTTCATCACCATCAAGATCATCTGGGTCAAATCCTATAACCAGTAG
- the dynlt2b gene encoding dynein light chain Tctex-type protein 2B, with translation MEGSDSYLIRPNYQYKFKSAVVKECIRETVKARLLEAQYDPDEVAEITRTLADSVKNKVKKLGFDRYKFVVQVTIGEQRGQGVKMSSRCLWDADTDNYAEDVFMNESLFCAVAVFGSYFY, from the exons ATGGAAGGCTCAGATTCTTACCTCATACGACCCAACTATCAGTACAA ATTCAAGTCTGCTGTTGTAAAGGAGTGCATTCGTGAAACAGTGAAGGCACGCCTGTTAGAAGCACAATATGACCCAGATGAGGTCGCAGAGATTACCCGCACACTGGCTGACTCTGTGAAGAATAAAGTGAAGA AATTAGGGTTTGACAGGTACAAGTTTGTTGTGCAAGTGACCATTGGAGAACAACGCGGACAAGGAGTCAA GATGTCGTCAAGGTGTTTATGGGATGCTGATACAGACAACTATGCAGAAGATGTTTTCATGAAT GAAAGCTTGTTCTGTGCTGTGGCCGTGTTTGGaagctatttctattaa
- the nmur1a gene encoding neuromedin-U receptor 1 → MQEPETSEQHFVHAPFKTHISNTQGTRCSHHSNKMPPDTNGSYAHVENASETLDELLEKYLGPRRSPMLLPIFINYMVIFLVGVFGNVLTCTVIARNKVMWTPTNYYLFSLAVSDLLVLLLGMPLELYDLWQNYPFLFGKGGCYFKVFLFETVCLASILNVTALSVERYIAVVHPLRAKYVVTRTHARRVILTVWGMSVLCALPNTSLHGIAYLTSNFTSPDGPHVVDIPDSAMCTLVKPQWIYNLIIQVTTLLFFFLPMLTISVLYTLIGLQLKQERMRQTMEAKSGAGQDSFCSVRTQQQKARRRQVTKMLFVLVVVFGICWAPFHTDRLVWSFITEWTDSRRQVFEYVHIISGVFFYLSSAVNPILYNLMSTRFREMFKDVMCHRPHNAIPRNYSLSVTRVTLRSTLNEAPLSSGAIATEGEAEDGEQAVKGETTFTC, encoded by the exons GTGTTCTCACCACTCGAACAAGATGCCACCTGACACCAATGGCAGTTACGCGCACGTGGAGAACGCGAGCGAGACGTTGGACGAGCTTCTGGAGAAATACCTGGGGCCCCGACGCTCACCCATGTTGCTTCCCATCTTCATTAATTACATGGTCATATTTCTGGTGGGCGTGTTTGGCAACGTGCTGACTTGCACCGTCATCGCACGCAACAAAGTCATGTGGACGCCGACAAACTACTACCTGTTCAGCCTGGCCGTGTCGGACCTGCTGGTGCTGCTGCTGGGGATGCCGCTGGAGCTGTACGACCTGTGGCAGAACTACCCGTTTCTGTTTGGGAAGGGAGGCTGCTACTTTAAGGTTTTCCTTTTCGAGACGGTCTGCTTGGCCTCCATCCTCAATGTAACGGCGTTGAGCGTGGAGCGCTACATCGCCGTGGTGCACCCGCTACGCGCGAAATACGTCGTGACCCGCACCCACGCCAGGAGGGTCATCCTGACGGTGTGGGGTATGTCGGTGTTGTGCGCTCTTCCCAACACAAGTCTGCACGGGATTGCCTACCTGACCAGTAACTTCACCAGCCCCGACGGGCCGCACGTCGTGGACATCCCCGACTCGGCCATGTGTACGCTGGTGAAGCCGCAGTGGATTTATAACCTGATCATCCAAGTGACCACCTTGCTATTTTTCTTCCTGCCCATGCTCACCATTAGTGTTTTATACACGCTTATTGGGCTGCAGCTCAAACAGGAGAGGATGCGCCAAACAATGGAAGCAAAGTCGGGCGCCGGCCAGGACAGCTTCTGTAGTGTCCGcactcaacaacaaaaagccaGACGACGGCAGGTCACCAAAATGTTGT TTGTTTTGGTGGTGGTTTTTGGGATCTGCTGGGCCCCATTCCACACTGACCGCCTAGTATGGAGTTTCATCACCGAGTGGACCGACAGCCGTCGGCAAGTCTTTGAGTATGTGCACATCATCTCCGGAGTGTTCTTCTATCTCAGCTCAGCAGTCAACCCAATCCTGTACAACCTCATGTCCACACGTTTTCGAGAAATGTTCAAGGATGTCATGTGCCATCGGCCGCACAACGCCATCCCAAGAAATTATTCTTTAAGTGTCACTCGAGTGACGCTACGCAGTACCCTAAATGAAGCGCCGCTCAGCAGCGGAGCAATTGCTACGGAAGGGGAGGCAGAGGATGGAGAGCAGGCGGTGAAAGGAGAGACCACTTTCACATGTTAG
- the LOC144062695 gene encoding 5-hydroxytryptamine receptor 3A-like gives MSASCSMEKNSAQFTPYTYVYSDGFVFDLQLVRVVSSCRLDIYTFPFDTQNCTLTFNAYLQHLPAITIGHLASSEEILKYSKEMMATMGEWELIGIKALHQQLPTSSNKTYEELRFFISVRRRSMLYVVNLLIPSCFLITVDLFSFLLPPQKVDRSLFKMTLVLGYTVFLLLMNDLLPITGNTIPLINVFLSLCLALMVVSLLESILITNLLHSSAHYSDVPRWIRLFVVHIIGRLVLLPPKHTPVEQTIRNPATLEMDASALRAGEGKAHGPEGPLDEDKAVEELRSLGRDVRVIRMKVEQERNVSPSAEEWIQVGFIIDRLLFAIYALFLSVSFVTIIGVWVYSHNASL, from the exons ATGTCCGCTTCCTGCAGTATGGAGAAGAACTCGGCTCAATTTACGCCGTACACGTACGTGTATAGCGACGGCTTCGTGTTCGATTTACAGCTCGTCAGGGTGGTGAGCTCCTGCAGGCTCGACATCTACACGTTTCCATTTGACACCCAGAACTGCACTTTGACCTTTAACGCCTACCTGCAGCACT tacCTGCAATCACGATTGGCCACTTGGCGTCATCAGAAGAAATACTCAAATATTCCAAAGAAATGATGGCTACGATGGGGGAATGGGAGCTCATTGGAATCAAAGCATTACATCAACAGTTGCCAACTTCGAGTAACAAGACTTATGAAGAGCTTCGCTTCTTT ATCTCAGTGCGGCGCAGGTCCATGTTGTACGTGGTCAACCTGCTGATCCCGTCCTGCTTCCTCATCACAGTGGACCTCTTCAGTTTCCTGCTGCCTCCTCAGAAGGTGGACCGCTCCTTGTTCAAGATGACCCTCGTCTTGGGCTACACCGTCTTCTTGCTCCTCATGAACGACCTGCTCCCCATCACTGGAAACACCATACCGCTTATAA ATGTGTTCCTGTCCCTTTGCCTGGCTCTGATGGTCGTGAGTCTTCTGGAGAGCATTCTCATCACCAACCTGCTGCACAGTTCTGCTCACTACTCAGACGTCCCTCGTTGGATCAGACTGTTTGTCGTCCACATAATTGGCCGCCTGGTTCTGCTTCCTCCCAAGCACACACCAGTGGAGCAGACGATCCGAAATCCTGCCACACTAG AAATGGACGCTTCCGCTCTGAGAGCAGGTGAGGGGAAAGCCCACGGACCAGAGGGGCCGCTGGATGAAGACAAAGCCGTGGAGGAGCTGAGGAGCCTGGGAAGAGACGTCCGAGTCATCCGGATGAAAGTGGAACAGGAGAGGAACGTCAGCCCAAGCGCAGAGGAGTGGATCCAAGTGGGTTTCATCATAGACCGCCTACTGTTCGCCATCTACGCCCTCTTCTTATCTGTCAGCTTCGTCACCATCATCGGCGTGTGGGTCTACTCACACAACGCCTCATTATAG